From the genome of Vitis riparia cultivar Riparia Gloire de Montpellier isolate 1030 chromosome 2, EGFV_Vit.rip_1.0, whole genome shotgun sequence, one region includes:
- the LOC117927476 gene encoding methanol O-anthraniloyltransferase-like: MASSSSPLVFSVKRCAPEFVRPTNPTPREVKQLSDLDDQEGLRFQVPVMMFYPNNPLMKGKDPAKLIKEALGKALVYYYPFAGRLIEGDNRKLMVDCTGEGVLFIEAEADTTLENLGDSIQPMCPCYEEILYDVPGSGEILGSPLILIQVTRLRCGGFIFALRLNHTMSDGPGLVQFLDAISEMAQGLPVPSVLPIWQRELLNARNPPRITRIHHEYEEVTNTRGTLMTMDENNLVHRSFFFGLKEIRALRNRLPASLGACSTFEVLIAYVWRCRTIAFAVDPDEVVRISCLINMRGKRGFDLPPGYYGNAFVYPASITKAGMLCKNPLEYAIRLLKKAKAEMSQEYVKSVADLMVIKGRPSFTQPGNYLISDLTRAGFGEIDFGWGKPVYGGIARALSNISFCMRFRNSKGEEGNVIPICLPPPVMERFEQELKRMTKEEDPVRLIKSML, from the exons atggcatcatcaTCGTCTCCTCTAGTATTCTCGGTTAAACGGTGTGCTCCAGAGTTTGTTCGGCCTACAAACCCTACCCCACGAGAGGTGAAGCAGCTTTCTGATTTAGATGATCAAGAAGGCCTTCGCTTTCAAGTTCCTGTGATGATGTTTTACCCAAACAATCCTTTAATGAAAGGAAAAGACCCTGCAAAGCTCATTAAAGAAGCTCTAGGTAAGGCGCTTGTATACTACTACCCATTTGCAGGTAGGCTGATTGAAGGGGATAATAGAAAACTCATGGTGGACTGCACCGGTGAAGGGGTCTTGTTCATTGAAGCCGAAGCGGATaccacacttgagaatcttgGTGATTCAATTCAACCAATGTGCCCCTGCTACGAGGAGATTCTGTATGATGTCCCTGGCTCCGGGGAAATTCTTGGTTCCCCTCTTATCTTAATTCAG GTGACCCGATTGAGGTGTGGAGGATTTATATTTGCATTGCGCCTAAACCACACAATGAGTGATGGTCCTGGCTTGGTCCAATTCCTCGACGCCATAAGCGAGATGGCTCAAGGTCTGCCTGTGCCATCTGTGCTGCCCATATGGCAAAGAGAGCTGTTAAATGCCCGAAATCCGCCACGAATTACCCGTATACATCATGAATACGAGGAGGTAACCAATACCAGGGGCACACTAATGACCATGGACGAAAATAATTTGGTTCATCGATCATTCTTCTTTGGCCTCAAGGAGATAAGAGCACTTAGGAACCGACTTCCTGCAAGCCTCGGTGCCTGCTCGACGTTTGAGGTTCTAATAGCGTATGTATGGAGATGCCGCACAATTGCATTTGCAGTAGACCCTGATGAGGTTGTTCGCATTTCATGCTTAATCAATATGCGAGGCAAGCGCGGTTTCGATCTGCCTCCAGGATACTATGGAAATGCTTTTGTTTATCCAGCTTCAATTACTAAGGCTGGAATGCTTTGTAAAAACCCATTGGAATATGCGATAAGGTTACTGAAGAAAGCCAAGGCGGAAATGAGCCAAGAGTATGTGAAATCAGTGGCAGATCTTATGGTCATCAAGGGCCGTCCCTCATTTACGCAGCCGGGGAACTATCTTATTTCAGATCTCACACGTGCCGGGTTTGGAGAGATCGACTTCGGGTGGGGAAAGCCAGTCTATGGTGGGATTGCTAGGGCTTTATCTAATATTAGCTTCTGTATGCGGTTCAGGAACAGCAAAGGAGAAGAAGGGAATGTTATACCTATATGCCTGCCTCCGCCAGTCATGGAAAGGTTTGAACAGGAGCTAAAGAGAATGACAAAAGAGGAAGATCCTGTTAGACTTATTAAATCCATGCTGTAA